Genomic window (Thermococcus sp. EP1):
TCATAAAAAGTTTATTTTTAGCAATGAAGTTAAGTTTTTATTGTAATGTGGCCAGCTTGTAGTGGTGAGAAAAATGAGTGAGAGATTTTGCTACAGATGCGGAATAAGCGAGACTGAAGGAGGCCCCTTAATAGATGGACTTTGTCAAGTTTGTTTTAGAAAAGAAAACCCTGTTCTCCTTGTAGAGGATGAAATAAACACAGAACTTTGCCAAAATTGTGGTAGTTATAAGGTTAGAGGAACATGGGTTGATCCAAAAACCTATGAACTGGAGGATCTCATCTTCGAAGTTTCAGATAATGCGCTCATGGAAAACCTTTCAGTTGATGAAAGAATAAAAGAGATAAAAATAGTCCCAAAAGAAGAACTTGAAGAGATTGGAGATTTATTTACAGGAGAAGCGTATGTGAGCTTTGAACCAATCGATTGGCACATAGAGTATTTCCCAGCTATAATAACATATGAGATAGAGATTAAGGCTAGAATTCACGAGCTCCAGCGGGAACTCCACCACGAGAAAAAGAAAGTAATAATCTATGTGAGGCAAACCGTGTGCCCAAGATGTCAAAAGTTCTTGGGAGGCTACTTTGAGGCAATTTTACAAGTTAGGGCAGAAGATAGGAAGCTCACAAAAGAAGAGCGAGACAAAATCTCAAAGCTCGTTGAAGAGAAAGTTGATGAGATTATGAAACGTGACAGAATGGGCTTTATCCAAGATACTGTGGAAAAAGAAGAGGGTATAGATTTCTATATGGGATCCACCTCAGCTGCGAGAAAGCTTGCCCAGTTTATACGGGATAAATATGGGGGGAATATAAGTGAGGCGTATCAACTAATAGGACAAGATAGAGTGACAAGTAAAGAAGTTTATAGAACAAGTGTCAGTATAAGGCTTCCAAAATTCAGAAGAGGAGATATCGTCGGAGATAAAAAGGGAAACGTGTACAAAGTTGAAGAGGTCACCGGAAAGGGCCTCTCCCTGAAAAACCTCTATACTCATGAGAGTGAACATAAAGATTGGAAAAGCGCAAAAAGAGATGAAATTGACACAATAGACCATGAGAAAATTGAAGCAATGGTGACAAGTCTAACACCAAGAGAAGTGCACCTTATGGATATGCAGAGCTATGAAACTTTTGAAATCGAAAAACCCAAAGTCAAAATAGAAGAAGGCAAAGTTTACAAGCTTATTAAGGTTAAGGGAAGGTATTATGTAGAAGAGAAAAAGAAAACAGACTAATTTTTCTCTCTATTCTTCTTACCACTCAATAAAATGGCATTTCCAGACTTATGAAGAGTTTTCCAGGGATGCATTTCTTCACTAATCTTTTTAACCTCAGGTTTACAACCTTTCTTTGGTGATGAAAATGAAGCGTGTAGTTATCATAGGTGCTGGTGCAGCAGGCATGAGTACTGCCTCACGAGTAAAGAGATTAAGGCCCGATTGGGACGTAAAAGTTTTTGAACGGACCGAATGGGTAAGTCATGCCCCTTGTGGAGTCCCATATGTCATTGAAGGCATCTCACCACAGGAAAAACTTATGCATTATCCCCCTGAATTTTTCATTAAAAAGAGAGGCATAGACCTTCATCTAAATGCAGAAGTAATAGAGGTTGAACAAGGAATAGTGAGAGTGAGAGAAAAGGATACAGAAAAGAATTACGAATGGGACTACTTAGTATTTGCAAATGGTGCTTCTCCCCATAGTCTAAATATAGAAGGAGTCAATCTTCAAGGAGTTTTCACTGCGGATCTACCACCAGATGCTGTAGCAATAAGGGAGTACATGGAAAAAAATGATGTTAGAAACGTTGTTGTTATTGGAACCGGATACATTGCTCTAGAAATGGCCGAAGCTTTTGTTGTTCAAGGAAAGAACGTAACTCTAATTGGAAGAAGCGAGAGAGTCCTAAGAAAGACCTTTGACAAAGACATCACCGACATAGTCGAGCAAAAGCTGAGAGAGCACATTAACCTACGTCTTGGAGAGCAAACACTTAGAATAGAAGGGAAAGGAAAAGTAGAGAAAGTTATTACAGATGCTTCTGAATACAACGCAGACCTAGTTATAATTGCCACGGGTATAAAGCCTAACATTGAGTTAGCTCAACAGTTAGGAGTTAAAATAGGAGAGACCGGAGCAATATGGACTAACGAAAGGATGCAGACAAGTATTGAGAATGTTTATGCAGCAGGAGACGTTGCAGAGACAAAGCATTTGATAACAGGAAACAGGGTTTGGGTGCCTTTAGCTCCACCAGGCAACAAAATGGGTTATGTAGCTGGAAGCAACATAGCTGGTGTCGATATAGCATTCCCCGGAGTTTTAGGCACAGCGATAACAAAGTTCATGGATTTAGAGATTGGAAAGACTGGGCTTACAGAACAGGAGGCGTTAAAAGACGGTTATGATGTAAAAACCGCATTCATAGAAGCAAGAACAAAGCCCCATTACTATCCCGGAGGGAAGAAAATCTGGCTTAAAGCAATAGCAGACAAAGAGAACGGAAAACTCTTAGGACTTCAAGCAGTTGGTGCAGAAATCCTTCCAAGAATAGATACGTTTGCAGTTGCTTTACAAGCAGGGTTTACCACTAAGGACTTGTTCTTTGCTGATTTGGCCTATGCACCACCATTTGCACCAGTGTGGGATCCATTGGTGGTCTTGGCAAGGGTTTTGAAGTTCTGAATTCTTTTCCTACTTATTTATTGAAAAAGATTTATGTAGTTAGAACCCTACTTTTCATTGGAGATACATATGGAAAAAATTCGCCCAAAACAGGGGAAACCTTGTCTGTATATTGCCTATCTTTCCGTGGCTATTTCCCTATTCTCAATAGCAATAGCAATAATTCTTTCGGAATGGTTTAACATAATGAACAATGCACTAAGTGACCTTGGACATGCTATAATGAGCCCTGTAGCCCCAATATTCAATTTTGGACTAGGCCTCGGAGCAGCCCTTATCATATACGTTTCAGCACTATGCATTTATCAATTTAGCAAACTCCTCTCCGTTGTTGGATTTTTAACCGGCTTTACGTTGATACTTGTAGCAGTATTTGACGAGATTTATGGAGAGCTCCACATAAAAGTCTCTATAGCATTTTTCCTCTCACTGGCCCTATTTCTAATAGCTTATGCAGTTTATTTCAAGAGCTACCTTCCTCTGCCAGCTTTAGGAATATCTATCATTGCGTGGATTCTTCATCTCAGGTATGATATGCCTAGAGGAGCGGCCATTCCAGAGCTTGTGTCGATATTTGCAACACTTCCCTTCTATATTG
Coding sequences:
- a CDS encoding 60S ribosomal export protein NMD3, which gives rise to MSERFCYRCGISETEGGPLIDGLCQVCFRKENPVLLVEDEINTELCQNCGSYKVRGTWVDPKTYELEDLIFEVSDNALMENLSVDERIKEIKIVPKEELEEIGDLFTGEAYVSFEPIDWHIEYFPAIITYEIEIKARIHELQRELHHEKKKVIIYVRQTVCPRCQKFLGGYFEAILQVRAEDRKLTKEERDKISKLVEEKVDEIMKRDRMGFIQDTVEKEEGIDFYMGSTSAARKLAQFIRDKYGGNISEAYQLIGQDRVTSKEVYRTSVSIRLPKFRRGDIVGDKKGNVYKVEEVTGKGLSLKNLYTHESEHKDWKSAKRDEIDTIDHEKIEAMVTSLTPREVHLMDMQSYETFEIEKPKVKIEEGKVYKLIKVKGRYYVEEKKKTD
- the cdr gene encoding CoA-disulfide reductase; the encoded protein is MKMKRVVIIGAGAAGMSTASRVKRLRPDWDVKVFERTEWVSHAPCGVPYVIEGISPQEKLMHYPPEFFIKKRGIDLHLNAEVIEVEQGIVRVREKDTEKNYEWDYLVFANGASPHSLNIEGVNLQGVFTADLPPDAVAIREYMEKNDVRNVVVIGTGYIALEMAEAFVVQGKNVTLIGRSERVLRKTFDKDITDIVEQKLREHINLRLGEQTLRIEGKGKVEKVITDASEYNADLVIIATGIKPNIELAQQLGVKIGETGAIWTNERMQTSIENVYAAGDVAETKHLITGNRVWVPLAPPGNKMGYVAGSNIAGVDIAFPGVLGTAITKFMDLEIGKTGLTEQEALKDGYDVKTAFIEARTKPHYYPGGKKIWLKAIADKENGKLLGLQAVGAEILPRIDTFAVALQAGFTTKDLFFADLAYAPPFAPVWDPLVVLARVLKF
- a CDS encoding DUF998 domain-containing protein, with protein sequence MEKIRPKQGKPCLYIAYLSVAISLFSIAIAIILSEWFNIMNNALSDLGHAIMSPVAPIFNFGLGLGAALIIYVSALCIYQFSKLLSVVGFLTGFTLILVAVFDEIYGELHIKVSIAFFLSLALFLIAYAVYFKSYLPLPALGISIIAWILHLRYDMPRGAAIPELVSIFATLPFYIAVIKRFQER